A part of Thioalkalivibrio sp. ALJ12 genomic DNA contains:
- the metG gene encoding methionine--tRNA ligase, which produces MTDTPRKILVTSALPYANGPIHLGHLVEYIQTDIWVRFQRARGHEVIYVCADDAHGTPIMLKARAEGIEPEELITRVRQEHEADFSEFLVDFDHYHSTHSDENRELAAHIYTALRDAGHIETRTIDQAYDPEAGMFLPDRFIKGTCPNCGAEEQYGDSCEACGATYSPLDLKDPVSAISGARPESRQSEHYFFKLGDFEAFLREWTGSGRLQDAIRNKLDEWFDAGLTDWDISRDAPYFGFEIPDAPGKYFYVWLDAPIGYMASFRAYAEKQGLNFDAWWGADSDAELYHFIGKDIAYFHTLFWPAMLHGAGFRTPSAVFCHGFLTVNGQKMSKSRGTFIRARDYLDHLNPESLRYYLAAKLGAGVDDLDLNLDDFVQRVNSDLVGKLVNIASRCAGFITKRSNGELAAELPRPDLHEAFVAEGDAIAAAFENREYAQAIRRIMALSDQANQYIDEAQPWVLAKQEGREAEVQAISTQGLDLFRILIVYLAPVLPRLAADAAAFLRLDSLAWDTRAPLVGRSIEKFKPLMTRIEGETVDKLLEASKATLAATAQTPTPSTKAEPDVDPIAETIDFDTFAKVDLRIARIASAEHVEGADKLLKLTLDIGSETRQVFAGIKSAYAPEDLVGRHTVMVANLAPRKMRFGVSEGMVLAAGPGGSELYILNPDDGAQAGMRVK; this is translated from the coding sequence ATGACTGACACGCCGCGCAAGATCCTGGTCACCAGCGCCCTGCCCTACGCCAACGGGCCGATCCATCTGGGGCACCTGGTCGAGTACATCCAGACCGATATCTGGGTGCGCTTCCAGCGTGCGCGCGGCCACGAGGTGATCTACGTCTGCGCGGATGACGCCCACGGCACGCCGATCATGCTGAAGGCCCGCGCCGAGGGCATCGAACCCGAAGAGTTGATCACGCGCGTACGCCAGGAGCACGAGGCCGACTTCAGCGAGTTCCTGGTGGATTTCGACCACTACCACTCGACCCACTCGGACGAAAACCGCGAACTGGCCGCCCACATCTACACCGCGCTGCGCGACGCCGGGCACATCGAGACGCGCACCATCGACCAGGCCTACGACCCCGAGGCCGGGATGTTCCTGCCCGACCGCTTCATCAAGGGCACCTGCCCCAACTGCGGCGCCGAGGAGCAGTACGGCGATTCCTGCGAGGCCTGCGGAGCCACCTACAGCCCGCTGGACCTGAAAGACCCGGTTTCCGCGATCAGCGGCGCCCGTCCCGAGTCGCGCCAGTCCGAGCACTACTTCTTCAAACTCGGCGACTTCGAGGCCTTCCTGCGCGAGTGGACCGGCTCCGGCCGTCTGCAGGATGCGATCCGCAACAAGCTGGACGAGTGGTTCGACGCGGGCCTGACCGACTGGGACATCTCGCGCGACGCCCCCTACTTCGGCTTCGAGATCCCCGACGCCCCGGGCAAGTACTTCTACGTCTGGCTGGACGCGCCGATCGGCTACATGGCGAGCTTTCGCGCCTACGCCGAGAAGCAGGGCCTGAACTTTGATGCCTGGTGGGGCGCGGATTCCGATGCCGAGCTGTATCACTTCATCGGCAAGGACATCGCGTATTTCCATACGCTGTTCTGGCCGGCGATGCTGCACGGCGCGGGCTTTCGCACGCCCAGCGCGGTGTTCTGCCACGGCTTCCTGACCGTCAACGGGCAGAAGATGTCCAAATCGCGCGGGACCTTCATCCGCGCGCGCGACTACCTGGACCACCTGAACCCCGAATCCCTGCGCTACTACCTCGCCGCCAAGCTGGGTGCCGGGGTCGACGACCTCGACCTCAACCTGGACGACTTCGTCCAGCGTGTGAACTCCGATCTGGTCGGCAAGCTGGTCAACATCGCCAGCCGCTGCGCCGGCTTCATTACCAAGCGCTCGAACGGCGAACTGGCGGCCGAGCTGCCACGTCCGGACCTGCACGAGGCCTTCGTCGCCGAGGGCGACGCCATCGCGGCCGCGTTCGAGAACCGCGAATACGCCCAGGCCATCCGCCGCATCATGGCGCTGTCCGATCAGGCCAACCAATACATCGACGAGGCCCAGCCCTGGGTGCTGGCGAAGCAGGAGGGCCGCGAGGCCGAGGTACAGGCCATCTCCACCCAGGGCCTGGACCTGTTCCGCATCCTGATCGTCTACCTCGCCCCGGTGCTGCCGCGACTGGCGGCCGACGCTGCGGCCTTCCTCCGGCTGGACAGCCTGGCCTGGGACACGCGCGCGCCGCTGGTCGGGCGCTCGATCGAGAAGTTCAAGCCGCTGATGACCCGCATCGAAGGCGAGACCGTCGACAAGCTGCTGGAGGCCTCGAAGGCCACCCTGGCCGCGACCGCGCAAACGCCCACCCCCAGCACCAAAGCGGAGCCCGACGTGGACCCCATCGCCGAGACCATCGACTTCGACACCTTTGCAAAGGTGGACCTGCGCATCGCCCGCATCGCCAGTGCCGAGCACGTGGAAGGTGCCGACAAGCTGCTGAAGCTCACCCTCGATATCGGCTCGGAGACGCGCCAGGTGTTTGCCGGGATCAAGTCGGCCTACGCGCCGGAGGACCTGGTCGGCCGGCATACTGTGATGGTCGCCAACCTCGCGCCGCGCAAGATGCGCTTTGGCGTATCCGAGGGCATGGTCCTGGCGGCCGGCCCCGGCGGCTCGGAGCTGTACATCCTGAACCCGGACGACGGCGCCCAAGCCGGGATGCGGGTCAAATAG
- the mtnB gene encoding methylthioribulose 1-phosphate dehydratase produces the protein MDQSPEFLAQVRLLAEAGRDLSARGWLPARTGHFSARLDDRHIAVTAPNREKSFLDRHDFLVVDLDGHVVAGSEEPAPETFLHIIMYRHDVQLGAVLHTHSVHATVLSRQFTGTLALRDYEVLRELPGVKNPARGLDLPVFANDPDVQQLAARVDAAMTREPNLAGFLIGGHGLYTWGASVELALHRVEAFEFMFQCETLAHQMSR, from the coding sequence ATGGACCAAAGCCCCGAATTCCTGGCGCAGGTACGCCTGCTGGCCGAAGCAGGCCGCGATCTCTCGGCGCGCGGCTGGCTGCCCGCGCGCACCGGCCACTTCTCCGCGCGCCTGGACGACCGGCATATCGCCGTCACCGCGCCCAATCGCGAGAAGAGCTTTCTCGACCGCCACGACTTCCTGGTGGTCGATCTCGACGGCCACGTGGTCGCCGGCAGCGAAGAGCCGGCCCCGGAGACCTTCCTGCACATCATCATGTACCGCCACGATGTCCAGCTGGGCGCCGTGCTGCACACGCATTCCGTACATGCGACCGTACTGTCGCGCCAGTTCACCGGCACGCTTGCCCTGCGCGACTACGAGGTCCTGCGCGAACTGCCCGGCGTGAAGAATCCCGCGCGGGGCCTGGACCTGCCCGTGTTCGCGAACGACCCCGACGTACAGCAACTGGCCGCGCGGGTCGACGCCGCCATGACCCGCGAGCCGAATCTCGCCGGGTTCCTGATCGGCGGCCACGGCCTCTATACCTGGGGCGCGAGCGTGGAGCTGGCACTGCACCGGGTCGAGGCCTTCGAATTCATGTTCCAGTGCGAGACGCTTGCACACCAGATGAGCCGATGA
- the rsxA gene encoding electron transport complex subunit RsxA: MEYVLILISTILVNNFVLVKFLGLCPFMGVSRKVETATGMGLATTFVLTLSAVSSYVINEYLLTPLGLEYLRTIAFILVIAAVVQFTELVVRKTSPLLYNVLGIFLPLITTNCAVLGVALLNVQEAHNFVESALYGFGAAVGFSLVLILFSAIRERIAVADVPVVFRGSAVAMVTAGLMSLAFMGFSGLVRL; this comes from the coding sequence GTGGAATACGTCCTGATCCTCATCAGTACGATCCTCGTGAACAACTTCGTACTGGTGAAGTTTCTGGGCCTGTGCCCGTTCATGGGGGTCTCGCGCAAGGTCGAGACGGCCACCGGCATGGGCCTGGCCACGACCTTCGTGCTGACGTTGTCCGCGGTCAGTTCCTACGTGATCAACGAATACCTGCTGACCCCACTGGGGCTCGAGTACCTGCGCACCATCGCGTTCATCCTCGTGATCGCCGCCGTGGTCCAGTTCACCGAGCTGGTGGTGCGCAAGACCAGCCCGCTGCTCTACAACGTGCTGGGCATCTTCCTGCCGCTGATCACCACCAACTGCGCGGTGCTGGGCGTGGCCCTGCTGAACGTCCAGGAGGCACACAACTTCGTCGAATCCGCGCTCTACGGCTTCGGCGCCGCGGTCGGCTTCTCCCTGGTGCTGATCCTGTTCTCCGCCATTCGTGAACGCATCGCGGTGGCCGATGTGCCCGTGGTCTTTCGCGGCAGCGCGGTCGCCATGGTCACCGCGGGCCTGATGTCGCTGGCGTTCATGGGCTTCTCCGGGCTGGTGCGGCTGTGA
- the rsxB gene encoding electron transport complex subunit RsxB, whose amino-acid sequence MSVVYAILAIGGLAAAFGLILGFAAQRFRVEADPVVDQIDALLPQTQCGQCSYPGCRPYAEAIAAGEADINRCPPGGQATVQALADLLDREPTPLEEEEQEKAVAVIDENICIGCTLCIQACPVDAILGAAKQMHTVIEEECTGCELCIEPCPVDCIDMVPVQTDITEWRWAEPEPSPIERPIYAIADVSRSGH is encoded by the coding sequence GTGAGTGTCGTCTACGCCATCCTCGCGATCGGCGGTCTGGCCGCCGCGTTCGGACTGATCCTCGGCTTTGCCGCGCAGCGCTTTCGCGTCGAGGCGGATCCGGTCGTCGACCAGATCGACGCCCTGCTGCCCCAGACCCAGTGCGGCCAGTGCTCCTACCCTGGCTGCCGCCCTTATGCCGAGGCGATCGCTGCAGGCGAAGCCGACATCAACCGCTGCCCGCCCGGTGGCCAGGCCACGGTCCAGGCGCTGGCGGACCTGCTGGACCGCGAGCCGACCCCGCTGGAAGAAGAGGAACAGGAAAAGGCCGTCGCGGTGATCGACGAAAACATCTGCATCGGCTGCACCCTGTGCATCCAGGCCTGCCCGGTGGACGCCATCCTGGGCGCAGCCAAGCAGATGCATACCGTGATCGAGGAGGAATGCACCGGCTGCGAACTGTGCATCGAACCCTGTCCAGTCGACTGCATCGACATGGTGCCGGTCCAGACCGATATCACCGAGTGGCGCTGGGCGGAGCCGGAACCCTCGCCCATCGAGCGGCCCATTTACGCGATTGCGGACGTCTCGCGCAGCGGCCATTAA
- the rsxC gene encoding electron transport complex subunit RsxC, whose protein sequence is MQLHRFHGGLKLADETDASTAEPVLVMGVPAKLTVPLGQHIGEATEACVQVGDHVTKGQRIGQSKGYIAAHVHAPTSGKVADIDLYPVPHPSGLNAPCVVIEPDGRDEWGDARMEPWLDWDTRDLRALRQRLRAGGIVGLGGAAFPTAVKLNPRAGQRIHTLIVNGAECEPYISADDMLLRTAPEAVFEGIRITARLLGVERVLFAVEDNMPEAMRALTETLPTELRDLIELVSVPSIYPTGGERQLIKVLTGQEVPSGGLPADLGMVCHNPGTFKAICDTVIQGRPLLSRIVTVTGPGVKHPRNVEALLGTPFADVIEAAGGYAEGVDRLVMGGPMMGFAVHDDSIPVIKATNCLLATRPQDTPSPGPVMPCIRCAECAAVCPAQLLPQQLYWQAKAKDFDAIQDYGLFDCIECGCCAYVCPSNIPLVQYYRYAKNEIWAREKERQKSDIARERYEFRQERIEREEREKAERLAKKKAAVKNKENDGDKQAAIQAALERAQKKKAARAEGSEKNSEKGTGSETNGEETSTTNDTRDGDDR, encoded by the coding sequence ATGCAGCTGCACCGCTTCCATGGAGGCCTGAAACTGGCCGACGAGACCGACGCCAGTACCGCCGAGCCGGTACTGGTGATGGGCGTGCCCGCGAAACTGACCGTGCCGCTCGGCCAGCACATCGGCGAGGCGACCGAGGCCTGTGTCCAGGTCGGCGATCACGTGACCAAGGGCCAGCGCATCGGCCAGTCCAAGGGCTACATCGCCGCCCACGTGCACGCGCCCACCTCCGGCAAGGTAGCGGACATCGACCTCTACCCGGTACCGCATCCCTCGGGCCTCAACGCCCCCTGTGTGGTCATCGAGCCCGACGGGCGCGACGAATGGGGCGATGCCCGCATGGAACCCTGGCTGGACTGGGATACCCGCGACCTGCGCGCACTGCGCCAGCGCCTGCGCGCCGGGGGCATCGTCGGGCTAGGCGGCGCGGCCTTCCCCACCGCGGTCAAGCTGAACCCGCGCGCCGGCCAGCGCATCCACACACTGATCGTCAACGGGGCAGAGTGCGAGCCCTACATCAGCGCCGATGACATGCTGCTGCGCACCGCCCCCGAGGCGGTATTCGAAGGCATCCGCATCACCGCCCGCCTGCTGGGCGTGGAGCGCGTGCTGTTCGCGGTCGAGGACAACATGCCCGAGGCCATGCGGGCACTGACCGAGACCCTGCCGACCGAGCTGCGCGACCTGATCGAGCTGGTATCGGTCCCCTCGATCTATCCCACCGGGGGCGAACGCCAGCTGATCAAGGTTCTGACCGGCCAGGAGGTCCCGAGCGGCGGACTGCCCGCGGATCTCGGGATGGTCTGCCACAACCCGGGCACCTTCAAGGCGATCTGCGACACGGTGATTCAGGGCCGTCCGCTGCTGTCCCGCATCGTCACGGTCACCGGCCCCGGCGTGAAACACCCGCGCAACGTGGAGGCCCTGCTCGGCACCCCGTTCGCCGACGTCATCGAGGCGGCCGGGGGCTATGCCGAAGGCGTCGACCGGCTGGTGATGGGCGGCCCGATGATGGGCTTCGCGGTCCACGATGACTCCATCCCGGTGATCAAGGCCACCAACTGCCTGCTCGCCACACGCCCCCAGGACACGCCGTCCCCCGGCCCGGTCATGCCCTGCATCCGCTGCGCCGAGTGTGCGGCCGTCTGCCCGGCCCAGTTGCTGCCACAGCAGCTGTACTGGCAGGCGAAGGCGAAGGACTTCGACGCGATCCAGGACTACGGGCTGTTCGACTGCATCGAATGCGGCTGCTGCGCCTATGTCTGTCCCAGCAACATCCCGCTGGTGCAGTACTACCGCTATGCCAAGAACGAGATCTGGGCGCGGGAGAAGGAGCGCCAGAAGTCGGACATCGCGCGCGAGCGCTACGAATTCCGCCAGGAACGCATCGAGCGCGAGGAGCGCGAGAAGGCCGAACGCCTGGCGAAAAAGAAGGCCGCGGTGAAGAACAAGGAAAACGACGGCGACAAGCAGGCGGCGATCCAGGCGGCACTGGAACGCGCGCAGAAGAAAAAGGCGGCCCGCGCGGAAGGCTCCGAGAAGAATAGCGAGAAGGGGACCGGCTCGGAGACGAACGGCGAGGAAACGTCCACGACTAATGACACCCGGGACGGGGACGACCGCTGA
- the rsxD gene encoding electron transport complex subunit RsxD gives MRFRTQSSPHVIPAHSVGGVMQQVLMALVPGTLAMTWFFGWGVLVNVLLGVLFAVAFEAAMVAARKRPVMATLADNSAIVTGWLFALAIPPLAPFWVTLIGIAFAIIVAKHLYGGLGYNPFNPAMVGYVVVLVSFPREMALWPAATTLPESPLTLLQSLQTVLTGSLPGAQEWDAVTRATPLDAMREGLVSGRTVGEITASPLFGTFTETGWEWVGNFFLLGGLYLLFRRIIHWHIPVAVILGVAIPAGFFWLLDPDSFASPAFHVFSGAVIIGAFFIATDPVSASTTPLGRILYGAGIGVLIFVIRTWGGYPDAVAFAVLLMNMVAPTLDHLTRPRVFGRSRGGPPPGDGHA, from the coding sequence ATGCGCTTTCGTACGCAATCCTCGCCCCATGTAATCCCGGCGCACTCCGTGGGCGGCGTGATGCAGCAGGTCCTGATGGCGCTGGTGCCTGGCACCCTGGCGATGACCTGGTTCTTCGGCTGGGGCGTGCTGGTCAACGTGCTGCTGGGCGTGCTGTTCGCGGTGGCCTTCGAGGCGGCGATGGTCGCCGCGCGCAAGCGGCCCGTCATGGCCACGCTGGCGGACAACTCCGCGATCGTTACCGGCTGGCTGTTCGCGCTGGCGATCCCGCCACTGGCGCCGTTCTGGGTCACGCTGATCGGGATCGCGTTCGCGATCATCGTCGCCAAACACCTGTACGGCGGGCTGGGCTACAACCCGTTCAATCCCGCGATGGTCGGCTATGTCGTCGTGCTGGTCTCGTTCCCGCGCGAGATGGCGCTCTGGCCGGCCGCCACCACGCTGCCGGAATCCCCCCTCACCCTGCTGCAAAGCCTGCAGACGGTGCTGACCGGCAGCCTCCCCGGCGCCCAGGAGTGGGACGCGGTCACGCGCGCAACCCCGCTCGACGCGATGCGCGAAGGGCTTGTTTCCGGACGCACGGTCGGCGAGATCACCGCCAGCCCGCTGTTCGGCACCTTCACCGAGACGGGCTGGGAATGGGTCGGCAATTTCTTCCTGCTCGGCGGGCTGTACCTGCTGTTCCGCCGCATCATCCACTGGCACATCCCGGTGGCGGTCATCCTCGGCGTGGCCATCCCGGCCGGCTTCTTCTGGCTGCTGGACCCGGACTCGTTCGCCTCGCCCGCCTTCCACGTGTTCTCCGGGGCGGTGATCATCGGCGCGTTCTTCATCGCCACCGATCCGGTCTCCGCGTCCACCACCCCGCTCGGACGCATCCTCTACGGGGCCGGGATCGGCGTGCTGATCTTCGTGATCCGCACCTGGGGCGGCTACCCGGACGCGGTCGCCTTTGCCGTACTGCTGATGAACATGGTCGCCCCGACGCTCGACCACCTGACGCGACCCCGAGTCTTCGGGCGCAGCCGCGGCGGGCCGCCGCCAGGCGACGGTCATGCTTAA
- the rsxG gene encoding electron transport complex subunit RsxG, translating to MLNLKPRDILIATVLLAGFAAAGAGLVALVQEGTEARIADNRMEVNRNRIAELTGDLDYANDPVHDTMALSDERLGGDNLPAWFARDTDDNVMGIVFSAVARDGYSGNIHLLIGVDRDGELLGVRVSSHRETPGLGDAIEAERSDWIHGFEGRSLGDPEPGEWAVRRDGGVFDQFTGATITPRAVVRAVRRTLEYFDDYRDDLLSTAPKEEEGAVVEPLTEQDDR from the coding sequence ATGCTTAACCTGAAACCGCGCGATATCCTGATCGCCACCGTCCTGCTGGCCGGCTTTGCAGCGGCCGGCGCCGGGCTGGTCGCGCTGGTGCAGGAAGGCACCGAGGCGCGCATCGCGGACAACCGCATGGAGGTCAACCGCAACCGCATCGCGGAGCTCACCGGCGATCTCGATTACGCCAATGACCCGGTGCACGACACGATGGCCCTGAGCGACGAGCGTCTGGGAGGCGACAACCTGCCGGCGTGGTTCGCCCGCGACACAGACGACAATGTCATGGGCATCGTGTTCTCGGCGGTCGCGCGCGACGGCTACAGCGGCAACATCCATCTGCTGATCGGCGTCGACCGCGACGGTGAACTGCTCGGCGTGCGCGTCTCCAGCCATCGCGAGACGCCGGGACTGGGCGATGCCATCGAGGCCGAGCGCTCCGACTGGATCCATGGCTTCGAAGGCCGCTCCCTGGGCGACCCCGAGCCTGGCGAGTGGGCGGTGCGCCGCGATGGCGGCGTGTTCGACCAGTTCACCGGCGCCACCATTACCCCGCGTGCGGTGGTTCGCGCCGTCCGCCGCACACTGGAATACTTCGACGACTACCGCGACGACCTGCTCTCGACCGCGCCGAAGGAAGAGGAAGGCGCGGTGGTCGAGCCGCTCACGGAACAGGACGACCGATGA
- a CDS encoding electron transport complex subunit E, whose translation MNPTLTDIIRDGLWNNNPGLVQLLGLCPLLAISGTMVNAIGLGIATTLTLLLSNVLVSMIRRHARPEIRIPVYVLIIASIVTAIELAMNAWFHGLFLILGIFIPLIVTNCAIIGRAEAFASRNSVPRAALDGLMMGLGFTGVLIALGALREVLGQGTLMDNAHLLFGEWGHAMTIQIFPSEHGFLLALLPPGAFMAMGLLIAAKNWIDQHTATAPEPAADESRAEASETT comes from the coding sequence ATGAACCCGACCCTGACCGACATCATTCGCGACGGCCTGTGGAACAACAACCCGGGCCTGGTCCAGCTGCTCGGCCTGTGCCCGCTGCTGGCGATCTCCGGGACGATGGTCAACGCCATCGGGCTGGGCATCGCGACCACCCTGACGCTGCTGCTGTCGAACGTGCTGGTCTCGATGATCCGCCGCCACGCCCGCCCGGAGATCCGCATCCCGGTCTACGTGCTGATCATCGCCTCCATCGTGACCGCGATCGAGCTGGCGATGAACGCCTGGTTCCACGGCCTGTTCCTGATCCTCGGCATCTTCATCCCGCTGATTGTCACCAACTGCGCGATCATCGGCCGCGCCGAGGCATTCGCCTCGCGCAACTCGGTCCCGCGCGCCGCGCTGGACGGGCTGATGATGGGGCTGGGCTTTACCGGCGTACTGATTGCGCTGGGCGCACTGCGCGAGGTCCTGGGCCAGGGCACGCTGATGGACAACGCCCACCTGCTGTTCGGCGAGTGGGGCCACGCGATGACCATCCAGATCTTCCCGTCCGAGCACGGCTTCCTGCTGGCCCTGCTGCCGCCTGGCGCGTTCATGGCCATGGGCCTGCTGATCGCCGCCAAGAACTGGATCGACCAGCACACGGCGACCGCGCCGGAGCCCGCTGCCGACGAATCCCGCGCCGAGGCTTCCGAGACCACCTGA
- a CDS encoding YjfB family protein produces MDASAIASQATQMSQQNIAAQKDVAVQKKAMESEEMAAQGLLQAMPNISEMQATSQGLPDHVGNNVDTTA; encoded by the coding sequence ATGGATGCCAGTGCGATTGCCAGCCAGGCCACGCAGATGAGCCAGCAGAATATCGCAGCGCAAAAGGATGTGGCGGTGCAGAAGAAGGCCATGGAATCGGAAGAGATGGCGGCACAGGGCCTGTTGCAGGCCATGCCGAACATCAGCGAGATGCAGGCGACCTCCCAGGGCCTGCCCGACCACGTGGGCAATAACGTCGACACGACCGCCTGA
- a CDS encoding class I SAM-dependent methyltransferase, which produces MRGVEQIPWLYDALMGLADALGFRGWRRRLVVRARGRVLELGCGTGRNLPLYSDPTQLVALDPDLAALHRARERAPGALFVVARAEALPFADGQFDTVVSGLVFCSVQDPERGLGEILRVLGAEGQLRMLEHVRHRRPSLAWVQDRVQPTWTCVTGGCHPNRDTEAAVERAGFAIEAEDRESRGVMRRFVAHPKKFEANSKV; this is translated from the coding sequence ATGCGCGGAGTGGAACAGATTCCCTGGCTTTATGACGCTCTGATGGGGCTGGCGGACGCGCTTGGTTTCCGTGGCTGGCGCCGGCGTCTCGTCGTGAGGGCACGGGGTCGTGTCCTCGAGCTGGGCTGCGGCACGGGCCGCAATCTTCCTCTGTATTCCGACCCGACGCAGCTCGTCGCACTCGATCCAGACCTGGCGGCCCTGCATCGGGCACGTGAACGCGCACCCGGGGCGCTTTTTGTGGTCGCCCGGGCCGAGGCATTGCCATTTGCCGATGGACAGTTCGACACGGTCGTCTCGGGGCTGGTGTTCTGTTCGGTTCAGGACCCGGAGCGGGGGCTGGGGGAGATCCTCCGTGTGCTGGGCGCCGAGGGCCAGTTACGCATGCTCGAGCACGTGCGGCACCGGCGCCCGAGCCTGGCCTGGGTACAGGATCGCGTACAGCCGACCTGGACCTGTGTGACCGGGGGCTGCCACCCGAACCGTGATACCGAGGCCGCGGTGGAGCGCGCCGGGTTCGCGATCGAGGCAGAGGATCGCGAGTCGCGCGGGGTCATGCGGCGCTTCGTGGCCCATCCAAAAAAATTCGAGGCGAACTCTAAAGTCTGA
- a CDS encoding uracil-xanthine permease family protein — translation MTEPSQSKILYEVDDHPPVGKCALSALQSLILVAPTIILAPLILARTIGLDLAATQWTVFAALIGSALATLVQVRRVGPVGSGYLIFMGTSTAYLAVGIEAAMVGGMALVATLAILSAPAQLLFARYLGLFRRIITPTVSGVVIMLLVLTVIPSTADMMHGEGEYEGTWRALVVALFTLGFTILLAIFGGRMLRLWAPIIGLGVGVAVAVAFNITDFSRVADAAWLGLPPLEWPGFNFEFSTAWFTLLLTFIIVTLVGSVESVGDTMVAQRNSHRTPRKVDYDRVRGGLYADGVGNMIAGGLGTLPNTTYGIGVSSIELTGMAARRVGYYFAGFLALVALIPKLNMVMISLPGPVFGAFLLILLALLFVAGIRLCAQDGLSYQSGLIIGVAFSTGFLFQNQLFFHHLIPDALGPFMNNSVTTGGTVAVAISLIFNLRPRPRRRSTFAPEAESLPQIQAMAREFGESLSLPEKQSVKLQVALEEVFMHLSEQAASEPGRSRPVDVRLEREGEHLAVEMIDRSAAAEVDEASLRKARQWGHNDEQSLRELGLYLLNSLAQDVRHLRMAGVNYISFSIPLRPM, via the coding sequence ATGACCGAACCCTCGCAATCGAAGATTCTCTACGAGGTGGATGACCATCCGCCGGTCGGGAAATGCGCGCTCAGCGCCCTTCAGAGTCTGATCCTGGTCGCCCCGACCATTATCCTCGCGCCCCTGATTCTGGCGCGCACCATCGGCCTCGACCTGGCCGCCACCCAGTGGACCGTCTTTGCCGCACTCATCGGCAGTGCGCTCGCCACGCTGGTCCAGGTTCGTCGCGTCGGGCCGGTCGGTTCGGGCTACCTGATCTTCATGGGCACCTCGACCGCGTATCTGGCCGTCGGCATCGAGGCGGCCATGGTCGGCGGCATGGCGCTGGTCGCGACGCTGGCCATCCTGTCCGCACCCGCACAGTTACTGTTCGCCCGCTACCTGGGCCTGTTCCGGCGCATCATAACGCCGACCGTCAGCGGGGTCGTGATCATGCTGCTGGTGCTGACCGTGATCCCGTCCACGGCCGACATGATGCATGGAGAAGGCGAGTACGAGGGCACCTGGCGCGCCCTGGTCGTCGCCCTGTTTACGCTCGGGTTCACCATCCTGCTGGCGATCTTCGGCGGTCGCATGCTGCGCCTTTGGGCACCCATCATCGGGCTCGGGGTTGGCGTCGCGGTGGCGGTTGCATTCAACATCACGGACTTTTCCAGGGTCGCGGACGCCGCCTGGCTGGGTCTGCCGCCACTGGAATGGCCGGGCTTCAACTTCGAGTTCTCGACCGCCTGGTTCACACTACTTCTGACCTTCATCATCGTCACCCTGGTCGGATCGGTCGAGTCAGTGGGCGACACCATGGTCGCGCAACGCAACTCCCACCGGACCCCGCGCAAGGTTGATTACGACCGCGTGCGCGGCGGCCTCTATGCGGACGGGGTCGGCAACATGATCGCCGGCGGCCTGGGTACGCTGCCGAACACCACCTACGGGATCGGCGTGTCCTCGATCGAGCTGACCGGCATGGCTGCGCGGCGTGTCGGCTACTACTTCGCCGGCTTCCTCGCCCTGGTCGCACTCATCCCCAAACTCAACATGGTGATGATCTCGCTCCCCGGCCCGGTCTTCGGAGCCTTCCTGCTGATCCTTCTGGCGCTGCTGTTCGTGGCCGGCATTCGCCTGTGCGCACAGGACGGCCTGAGCTACCAGAGCGGGCTGATCATCGGCGTGGCGTTCTCCACCGGCTTCCTGTTCCAGAACCAGTTGTTCTTCCATCACTTGATCCCGGACGCGCTGGGGCCGTTCATGAACAACAGCGTGACCACCGGCGGCACCGTCGCGGTCGCCATCAGCCTGATCTTCAACCTGCGCCCGCGCCCACGACGCCGCAGCACCTTCGCGCCCGAGGCCGAATCCCTGCCGCAGATCCAGGCCATGGCGCGGGAGTTCGGCGAGAGCCTGAGTCTGCCGGAGAAGCAGTCCGTCAAGCTGCAGGTGGCCTTGGAAGAGGTGTTCATGCACCTGTCCGAACAGGCCGCCAGCGAGCCGGGGCGCAGCCGCCCGGTGGATGTCCGTCTGGAACGCGAGGGCGAACACCTCGCGGTGGAGATGATCGACCGCAGTGCGGCGGCCGAAGTCGACGAGGCCTCGCTGCGCAAGGCCCGGCAATGG